The Aspergillus luchuensis IFO 4308 DNA, chromosome 7, nearly complete sequence genome has a segment encoding these proteins:
- a CDS encoding Zn(II)2Cys6 transcription factor (COG:K;~EggNog:ENOG410PHTN;~InterPro:IPR036864,IPR007219,IPR001138;~PFAM:PF00172,PF04082;~go_function: GO:0000981 - DNA-binding transcription factor activity, RNA polymerase II-specific [Evidence IEA];~go_function: GO:0003677 - DNA binding [Evidence IEA];~go_function: GO:0008270 - zinc ion binding [Evidence IEA];~go_process: GO:0006351 - transcription, DNA-templated [Evidence IEA];~go_process: GO:0006355 - regulation of transcription, DNA-templated [Evidence IEA]), translating into MDDSGTYPRSCIPCNRRKVRCDRRFPCGRCVKGSEECVFPGPKRAPRQLKRPPIAEVLAQLRHLEQEVQLLRAQAQQPAEAGSASSLSPLGHSQEEAAGPLEPGQREGRLVIKEGKSRYVGDAPSAVLGDKIRELQDICEASSSEDELETPQASGLHFASSLGGNWQDHSLRDTYLQSDQIQRLWQVYKNNVAPLLGVLHVPSVEIMVREESEKINPDPAREALILAVCFAAIVTITPGQCLDLVGLNCEKAIQSYQLAVDQALVRANFIKSQNISVLQAAVIFLLCLRWRGDARLVWAASAVVVRVAQGQGVHRDGQRLGLSPFDSEMRRRLWWHICVLDMVCSEDQGTDTQIQPGMFDTRLPHNIDGEDLAPSMTELPPEKSGATDITLLIIQCELISELNWPNRRNGAKDPESSADQEPLVTTVANRLENRYLQHLDINIPIQWVYAMIIRLTLSKLWLYAHYNKIPSHGSQSECSQAACDDAFRAAVETIKFTILLHTNESTSHWAWLCKTYKQWHTVAFILAQLCNRPITAETDHAWQVVTEIQRQWEQDGSPQSVMLRKPLKRLMQRTASTRAAKMGVSPGSSLGTGVTEDDSMDSELMSLDTNPVPGMEISQVPLDQGSIPSDVYSLGMAGFGVSGMEWLWEPLL; encoded by the exons ATGGATGATAGTGGCACGTATCCCCGTAGCTGCATCCCCTGCAACCGCCGCAAGGTCCGATGCGACCGGAGGTTTCCCTGCGGTCGATGTGTCAAGGGCAGCGAAGAATGTGTCTTTCCTGGTCCTAAACGAGCACCGCGACAGCTGAAACGCCCCCCAATCGCCGAGGTGCTGGCCCAGCTGCGACACCTGGAGCAAGAGGTCCAGCTCCTGCGCGCCCAAGCTCAGCAACCTGCGGAGGCTGGATCGGCTTCTAGCTTGTCTCCACTCGGCCATTCCCAAGAGGAGGCCGCTGGCCCACTGGAACCAGGCCAGCGGGAAGGCAGGCTGGTGATCAAGGAAGGTAAAAGTCGTTATGTCGGGGATGCGCCCTCGGCCGTGCTGGGGGACAAG ATCCGAGAACTACAGGACATCTGTGAagcatcatcctccgaggATGAACTGGAGACCCCGCAGGCATCCGGCTTGCACTTCGCTAGTAGCCTTGGGGGCAACTGGCAGGATCACAGTTTACGAGACACCTACCTGCAGTCGGACCAGATCCAGCGCTTATGGCAAGTCTACAAAAACAATGTAGCTCCGCTACTCGGCGTTCTGCACGTACCGTCTGTGGAGATCATGGTTCGTGAAGAGTCTGAGAAAATCAATCCGGACCCTGCACGCGAAGCACTCATTCTGGCTGTGTGCTTTGCTGCCATCGTAACCATAACCCCAGGTCAGTGCTTGGACTTGGTGGGTCTCAATTGCGAGAAGGCTATTCAGAGCTACCAGCTCGCCGTTGACCAGGCTTTGGTAAGGGCCAACTTCATCAAATCTCAGAACATCAGTGTTCTGCAAGCTGCAgtgatcttcttgctctgccTTCGCTGGAGGGGGGATGCCAGACTCGTCTGGGCGGCGTCTGCCGTCGTTGTTCGTGTGGCTCAGGGCCAGGGCGTCCATCGCGACGGTCAACGCCTCGGACTCAGCCCGTTCGACTCGGAAATGCGGCGTCGCTTATGGTGGCACATTTGTGTCCTGGATATGGTGTGCTCCGAGGATCAAGGAACTGACACCCAGATCCAGCCAGGCATGTTTGACACTCGTCTCCCCCATAATATTGACGGGGAAGATCTGGCTCCTTCGATGACTGAGCTGCCACCGGAAAAATCCGGCGCCACTGATATCACCCTCCTCATTATTCAGTGCGAGCTTATCTCGGAACTCAATTGGCCAAATCGACGTAATGGTGCAAAGGATCCAGAATCCTCGGCCGATCAGGAACCGCTAGTTACCACTGTAGCGAACCGTCTGGAAAATCGGTATTTGCAACACTTagacatcaacatcccaATCCAATGGGTTTATGCCATGATCATTCGATTGACCCTGTCGAAGCTGTGGCTGTACGCTCATTACAACAAAATCCCCAGCCATGGGTCTCAATCCGAATGCTCGCAGGCCGCCTGCGATGATGCCTTTCGGGCGGCCGTCGAAACCATCAAATTTACCATTCTGCTGCATACCAACGAGAGTACTTCGCACTGGGCGTGGTTGTGCAAGACGTATAAGCAATGGCACACGGTCGCCTTCATTCTCGCCCAGCTGTGCAACCGCCCGATCACGGCCGAAACCGATCATGCCTGGCAGGTGGTGACGGAGATCCAGCGGCAATGGGAGCAGGATGGCTCGCCTCAGAGTGTCATGCTCCGGAAGCCGCTCAAGCGGTTGATGCAACGGACAGCTTCAACTAGGGCAGCCAAAATGGGAGTATCGCCAGGCTCCTCTCTGGGCACGGGGGTTACGGAGGATGATAGCATGGATTCGGAGTTGATGTCTTTAGATACCAACCCTGTTCCAGGCATGGAGATCTCACAGGTTCCCCTGGATCAAGGTTCTATTCCATCAGATGTCTATTCGCTAGGAATGGCTGGCTTTGGTGTCTCGGGCATGGAGTGGCTGTGGGAGCCATTGCTGTGA
- a CDS encoding uncharacterized protein (COG:S;~EggNog:ENOG410PFWF;~InterPro:IPR007461,IPR033643;~PFAM:PF04366) — MPPFEKLRKMHSPFPGSFRSECNKAAQILDAFTNPMNPDGRDSLIPPKILGAAKGFAIFSVSKLGIVGSVRMGSGILIARLEEGDWSAPSAILTAGVGVGSQVGLEVTNFVFVLNTTSAVRTFAQLGSLSLGKTASFAMGPSGRFGEVNGVVSAGGMAGIFVYGHNQGFFGGFSTEGSMIFERRGANQKLYGKKVKARDLIEGQFPPPDEADELMRVLRSDLFAPRPELYATSSASTKGSISSGRPSQSSAGTDIQKKPIEMPADEIVQLPAELPAEFIAELPAEVVPDIYYDKSVGSSETLLPELPSETASLRPAKS, encoded by the exons ATGCCGCCCTTTGAGAAGCTCCGGAAAATGCACAGCCCTTTCCCGGGCTCCTTTCGCA GTGAATGTAACAAAGCCGCCCAGATTCTAGACGCCTTTACGAATCCTATGAACCCGGACGGTCGTGACAGTCTCATTCCCCCGAAGATTCTCGGAGCTGCCAAG GGCTTCGCAATTTTCTCCGTCTCGAAACTGGGTATCGTTGGATCAGTACGAATGGGCTCAGGCATCTTAATCGCCCGCCTCGAGGAGGGAGACTGGTCTGCGCCTTCGGCCATTTTGACAGCGGGAGTTGGAGTAGGGTCCCAGGTAGGCTTGGAGGTGACCaacttcgtcttcgtcctcaacACAACCAGCGCCGTTCGCACATTCGCCCAGCTGGGGAGTTTATCCCTGGGCAAGACTGCTTCATTTGCCATGGGCCCATCAGGGAGGTTTGGAGAAGTCAACGGGGTGGTCAGTGCTGGTGGAATGGCAGGCATTTTCGTCTACGGTCATAATCAGGGCTTCTTTGGGGGCTTCAGCACCGAAGGGAGCATGATCTTTGAACGCCGCGGCGCAAACCAGAAGCTATAcgggaagaaggtcaaggcgCGCGATTTGATCGAGGGCCAGTTCCCACCTCCAGATGAGGCGGACGAGTTGATGCGCGTGTTGCGCTCCGATCTTTTTGCTCCTCGACCAGAATTGTACGCGACCTCCTCGGCATCCACCAAAGGCTCCATCTCGTCCGGACGGCCGTCACAGTCATCTGCAGGAACGGATATTCAGAAAAAGCCCATCGAGATGCCCGCCGACGAGATCGTCCAGTTACCCGCCGAACTGCCCGCCGAATTCATCGCCGAGCTCCCAGCAGAGGTGGTGCCGGACATATACTACGACAAATCGGTTGGCTCGTCGGAGACGCTGCTGCCTGAGTTGCCCTCCGAGACAGCCTCGCTGCGGCCTGCGAAGAGTTGA